From the genome of Biomphalaria glabrata chromosome 1, xgBioGlab47.1, whole genome shotgun sequence, one region includes:
- the LOC106056639 gene encoding uncharacterized protein LOC106056639 isoform X1, which produces MELLLFLSFVSFFSEVLSDYCGEDKFCHSPYKCCESRKECCYDSMLHSNQLFRLQIWNMWYFWLLVIFMLMSCFGGCGYYRRRRLALMSRSSSLTRPDTILPAPCHSSTRRSRNQEGSRQFNFFAYNGPGFNGPEPVSNLPPAYYEVVNQPNLYPVNKAELPPYPGFSKNVDDSENIFPSQGSAMGPPLQANLPPPYTEFQYSSSLPATSLNQNNGSHESGSASQAFIPPVSAASYVRDHSLEENN; this is translated from the exons ATGGAACTACTGTTGTTtctttcatttgtctctttctttagtgag GTATTATCTGATTATTGCGGAGAAGATAAATt CTGTCATTCTCCATACAAATGCTGTGAATCAAGAAAAGAATGTTGCTATGATAGTATGCTGCATAGTAACCAACTGTTTAGATTACAGATATGGAATATGTGGTATTTTTG GCTCCTTGTTATATTTATGTTGATGTCATGTTTTGGTGGATGTGGCTACTACAGGAGAAGGCGATTAGCATTAATGTCCAGGTCAAGTAGTCTTACAAGACCTGATACAATTCTGCCAGCACCTTGCCACAGTTCAACTCGACGCAGCAGAAATCAAGAAGGCAGCAGACAGTTCAATTTCTTTGCATATAATGGCCCTGGTTTCAATGGGCCAGAACCAGTATCTAATTTACCACCTGCATACTATGAG GTTGTAAATCAACCAAATCTCTATCCTGTAAATAAAGCAGAACTGCCTCCATACCCAGGGTTTTCTAAGAATG TAGATGACAGTGAGAACATTTTCCCTTCTCAAGGATCTGCTATGGGGCCACCACTGCAGGCTAACCTACCACCACCATACACTGAGTTTCAGTATAGCTCTTCACTGCCAGCCACTTCATTAAATCAGAATAATGGCAGCCATGAATCGGGCTCAGCATCACAGGCATTTATTCCCCCTGTATCAGCTGCCTCCTATGTGAGGGATCATAGTTTAGAGGAAAATAACTAA
- the LOC106056639 gene encoding uncharacterized protein LOC106056639 isoform X2 → MELLLFLSFVSFFSEVLSDYCGEDKFCHSPYKCCESRKECCYDSMLHSNQLFRLQIWNMWYFWLLVIFMLMSCFGGCGYYRRRRLALMSRSSSLTRPDTILPAPCHSSTRRSRNQEGSRQFNFFAYNGPGFNGPEPVSNLPPAYYEVVNQPNLYPVNKAELPPYPGFSKNDDSENIFPSQGSAMGPPLQANLPPPYTEFQYSSSLPATSLNQNNGSHESGSASQAFIPPVSAASYVRDHSLEENN, encoded by the exons ATGGAACTACTGTTGTTtctttcatttgtctctttctttagtgag GTATTATCTGATTATTGCGGAGAAGATAAATt CTGTCATTCTCCATACAAATGCTGTGAATCAAGAAAAGAATGTTGCTATGATAGTATGCTGCATAGTAACCAACTGTTTAGATTACAGATATGGAATATGTGGTATTTTTG GCTCCTTGTTATATTTATGTTGATGTCATGTTTTGGTGGATGTGGCTACTACAGGAGAAGGCGATTAGCATTAATGTCCAGGTCAAGTAGTCTTACAAGACCTGATACAATTCTGCCAGCACCTTGCCACAGTTCAACTCGACGCAGCAGAAATCAAGAAGGCAGCAGACAGTTCAATTTCTTTGCATATAATGGCCCTGGTTTCAATGGGCCAGAACCAGTATCTAATTTACCACCTGCATACTATGAG GTTGTAAATCAACCAAATCTCTATCCTGTAAATAAAGCAGAACTGCCTCCATACCCAGGGTTTTCTAAGAATG ATGACAGTGAGAACATTTTCCCTTCTCAAGGATCTGCTATGGGGCCACCACTGCAGGCTAACCTACCACCACCATACACTGAGTTTCAGTATAGCTCTTCACTGCCAGCCACTTCATTAAATCAGAATAATGGCAGCCATGAATCGGGCTCAGCATCACAGGCATTTATTCCCCCTGTATCAGCTGCCTCCTATGTGAGGGATCATAGTTTAGAGGAAAATAACTAA